A window of the Brassica napus cultivar Da-Ae chromosome A2, Da-Ae, whole genome shotgun sequence genome harbors these coding sequences:
- the LOC106397600 gene encoding chlorophyll a-b binding protein 7, chloroplastic: MALFQDMLSLSSTFHSLPRRLLPEPPRRRLAVKRPRSICRASWQELAGVLVFSAIPFTAVKAIANSSLGESLRRRLEEKKKEAVENASRFNAKAQKARADSKWYGQERPRWFGPIPYDYPPYLTGELPGDYGFDIAGLGKDRLNFDKYFNFEILHARWAMLAALGALIPEVFDLTGAFHFVEPVWWRVGYSKLQGETLDYLGIPGLHVAGSQGVIVIAICQALLMVGPEYARYCGIEALEPLGIYLPGDINYPGGTLFDPLNLSQDPVAFEDLKVKEIKNGRLAMVAWLGFYAQAAVTGKGPVQNLVDHVSDPLHNNLLAILQI; the protein is encoded by the exons ATGGCTCTGTTTCAGGATATGCTGTCACTGTCCTCGACCTTCCACTCTCTTCCCAGGAGACTCCTGCCTGAGCCGCCTCGTCGTAGACTCGCCGTGAAAAGACCCCGTTCGATTTGCAGAGCTTCATGGCAAGAG CTCGCCGGTGTGCTGGTTTTCTCGGCGATTCCGTTCACGGCGGTTAAAGCAATCGCGAACAGCTCCTTGGGAGAATCTCTACGGCGGAGATTAgaggagaaaaagaaagaagccGTAGAGAACGCTTCAAGATTCAACGCCAAAGCTCAGAAGGCTAGAGCCGACAG CAAGTGGTACGGACAAGAACGTCCCCGTTGGTTTGGTCCCATCCCATATGATTACCCTCCTTACCTTACTGGAGAACTTCCCGGTGATTATGGATTCGACATTGCAGGACTTGGCAAGGATCGTTTGAACTTTGATAAGTACTTCAA CTTTGAAATACTTCATGCTCGTTGGGCCATGCTTGCAGCGTTGGGTGCTCTGATCCCAGAAGTGTTTGATCTCACTGGAGCTTTTCATTTTGTTGAACCCGTATGGTGGCGAGTTGGTTACTCTAAGCTTCAG GGAGAGACGTTGGACTACCTAGGCATCCCAGGGCTTCACGTAGCTGGGAGCCAAGGTGTCATTGTTATAGCCATTTGCCAAGCACTCTTGATG GTAGGACCGGAATATGCAAGATACTGTGGCATTGAGGCCTTGGAGCCACTGGGAATATACTTGCCAGGAGACATAAACTATCCAGGAGGAACGCTTTTTGATCCCTTGAACCTCTCCCAAGACCCTGTAGCTTTTGAAGATCTTAAGGTCAAAGAGATCAAAAACGGGAGGCTAGCGATGGTGGCGTGGCTCGGATTCTATGCACAAGCTGCTGTTACAGGGAAAGGACCTGTACAAAATCTTGTTGATCATGTCTCTGATCCATTACATAACAATCTTCTTGCCATTCTTCAGATATGA
- the BNAA02G18180D gene encoding uncharacterized protein BNAA02G18180D — protein sequence MGLCVSVGRSDCDSSPTAKIVTVNGDLREYNVPVLASQVLEAESSSSSSSSRTSSYFLCNSDSLYYDDFIPAIESEEFLQADQIYFVLPISKRQYRLTASDMAALAVKASVAIEKAAGKKNRRRKSGRISPVMMLNQPNERSVAVNRSANETMMAQKGKVLNKTTPFKTANTSGYSRSGSVRRFKRYASVGAKKLAARSIKRLSTIYEGTVF from the coding sequence ATGGGCCTTTGTGTATCCGTTGGTCGCAGCGACTGCGATTCATCGCCGACGGCTAAAATCGTGACGGTTAACGGCGATCTCCGGGAATACAATGTCCCGGTGTTAGCCTCTCAGGTTCTTGAAGCggaatcttcttcatcttcatcctcgTCGCGGACTTCCTCTTACTTTCTATGTAACTCGGATTCTCTCTactacgacgatttcatcccgGCGATCGAATCGGAGGAGTTTCTCCAGGCGGACCAAATCTACTTCGTTCTCCCAATCTCTAAACGCCAGTACCGTCTCACGGCGTCAGACATGGCGGCTCTCGCGGTGAAAGCCAGCGTCGCGATCGAGAAAGCCGCGGGGAAGAAGAATCGCCGTCGTAAGAGCGGGAGGATATCTCCGGTGATGATGTTGAATCAGCCTAACGAACGGAGCGTCGCTGTAAACAGAAGTGCAAACGAGACGATGATGGCACAAAAGGGAAAGGTGCTTAACAAAACGACACCGTTTAAGACTGCTAATACGAGCGGTTATTCCCGGTCCGGTTCGGTACGGAGATTTAAAAGATATGCATCGGTGGGAGCCAAGAAGCTTGCGGCTCGATCGATTAAAAGACTCTCGACCATCTACGAAGGAaccgtgttttag
- the LOC106397616 gene encoding squamosa promoter-binding-like protein 16, whose translation MEEVGPQVAAPVSLHHPMPRKHHPHWLVSSQPQPKADWNPNLWEWDSQRFEAKPVEAEANNVNVSHEGEVRGLDLNLSGGFNDAPIITGPNKRVKSGSPGSAGGGNYPKCQVDNCIEDLSIAKDYHRRHKVCEVHSKATKALVGKQMQRFCQQCSRFHLLSEFDEGKRSCRRRLAGHNRRRRKTQPEEIVAPDNTSNNANMDVMALLTALACAQGRNDAKPNGSPAVPQREQLLQILNKIKALPLPVDLVSKLNNIGVLARESLDQPSAMNPQNDMNGVSSPSTMDLLAALSTTLGSSGPEAIAFLSQGGFGNKDSNGKTKLTSSDHATTTNLEKRTLELASFGEGERTSSSHPSPSQDSDLHAQDTRPNLSLQLFTSSPEDESQPTVASSGKYYSSASSNPVEDRSPSSSPVMQEFFPLQTSPETMRSNNNCRNSCPSPRTSCLPLELFDASTANPNFKVSGHRHQSGYASSGSDNSPPSLNSDAQDRTGKIVFKLLGKDPSQLPGTLRTEIYSWLSSIPSEMESYIRPGCVVLSVYVAMSASAWEQLEENLLQRVSSLVQDSEFWSNTRFLVNTGRQLASHKHGRIRLSKSWRTLSSPELITVSPLAVVAGEETTLVVRGRSLTNDGISFRCAHMGNYSSMEVTGTAHRSTKFDELTVNRFKVKGPTLGSLGRCFVEVENGFRSDSFPLIIASATVCKELNRLEDEFHPNELTEHSSDRPRSREEVVCFLNELGWLFQKKCASEFSLPRFKFLLVCSVERDYSFLVRTLLDMMVERNLGKDGLMNTESLDMLAEIQLLNRAVKRRNTKMAETLIHYSVNSTAKKFIFLPNITGPGGITPLHLAASTSGSDGMIDVLTNDPQEIGLSSWNTLIDACGQTPFSYAAMRNNHSYNTLVARKLADKRNGQMSLNIENGIDQIGLSKRLSSELKRSCNTCASVALKYQKKVSGSRRLFPTPVIHSMLAVATVCVCVCVFMHAFPLVRQGSHFSWGGLDYGSS comes from the exons atggagGAGGTTGGTCCTCAAGTTGCTGCTCCTGTTTCACTTCACCATCCTATGCCAAGAAAACACCACCCGCACTGGCTTGTCTCGTCTCAGCCACAACCGAAAGCTGATTGGAATCCCAACTTGTGGGAATGGGACAGCCAGAGATTTGAAGCTAAACCTGTAGAAGCGGAGGCTAATAATGTCAATGTGAGTCACGAGGGAGAAGTTAGAGGCCTTGATTTGAATCTCAGCGGCGGTTTTAATGATGCACCGATCATAACCGGGCCTAACAAGAGGGTTAAATCAGGATCTCCGGGAAGTGCAGGAGGTGGGAACTACCCCAAGTGTCAGGTTGATAACTGTATCGAAGATCTGTCTATAGCCAAGGATTATCACAGAAGACATAAAGTCTGTGAGGTTCACAGCAAAGCTACCAAAGCTCTTGTTGGAAAACAGATGCAGAGGTTTTGCCAACAGTGTAGCAG GTTTCATCTTCTTTCCGAGTTTGATGAAGGAAAGAGAAGTTGCAGGCGAAGGTTGGCTGGACATAACAGGCGGAGGAGGAAAACTCAGCCTGAGGAGATTGTGGCTCCTGATAATACCTCTAATAACGCTAACATGGATGTTATGGCTTTGCTAACAGCTTTAGCTTGTGCACAAG GTAGGAACGATGCTAAGCCTAATGGGTCTCCTGCAGTGCCACAAAGAGAGCAACTTCTTCAGATACTTAACAAAATTAAAGCGTTACCGTTGCCTGTGGATCTTGTCTCAAAGTTGAATAATATCGGAGTTTTAGCTAGGGAAAGTCTGGATCAACCTTCAGCTATGAACCCACAAAATGACATGAATGGGGTCTCTTCTCCATCTACCATGGACTTGCTTGCTGCTCTCTCGACAACTTTGGGTTCATCTGGACCTGAGGCCATAGCTTTTTTATCTCAAGGTGGATTTGGTAACAAAGATAGCAATGGGAAAACTAAGTTAACTTCTTCTGATCACGCCACTACAACCAATTTAGAAAAGAGAACTTTGGAGTTAGCCTCTTTTGGAGAAGGAGAGAGAACTAGTAGCagtcacccatctccttctcaggATTCAGATTTACACGCTCAGGATACTAGACCTAACTTATCTCTACAACTGTTCACCTCTTCACCAGAAGATGAGAGTCAGCCAACGGTTGCATCTTCAGGGAAATACTATTCTTCTGCGAGCAGTAACCCCGTTGAAGATAGATCACCGTCATCATCTCCGGTCATGCAGGAGTTCTTCCCGTTACAGACATCTCCTGAAACCATGAGATCTAACAACAACTGCAGAAACTCCTGTCCTAGTCCCAGGACTAGTTGTTTGCCCCTCGAGCTCTTTGATGCATCAACAGCAAATCCTAATTTTAAAGTATCCGGGCATCGTCATCAATCTGGTTATGCTTCGTCTGGTTCGGATAATTCTCCTCCCAGCTTGAACTCTGATGCTCAGGACCGCACTGGAAAGATAGTATTCAAGCTACTTGGAAAAGATCCTAGTCAGCTCCCTGGGACATTGAGAACCGAG ATCTATAGCTGGCTATCTAGCATTCCATCAGAAATGGAGAGTTATATCAGGCCTGGCTGCGTTGTTCTCTCTGTCTATGTGGCAATGTCAGCTTCTGCTTGGGAACAA CTTGAGGAAAACTTACTGCAGCGGGTTAGTTCTTTGGTCCAAGATTCAGAGTTTTGGAGCAACACAAGATTTTTGGTCAACACAGGGAGACAGCTCGCGTCACACAAACATG GTAGAATTCGTCTGAGCAAATCTTGGAGAACTTTGAGTTCACCAGAGCTGATCACGGTGTCACCTCTTGCTGTTGTAGCCGGTGAAGAAACAACTTTGGTAGTAAGGGGTAGAAGCTTGACTAATGATGGAATCAG TTTTCGTTGCGCGCATATGGGTAACTATTCATCAATGGAGGTAACTGGAACAGCGCATAGGAGTACCAAGTTTGATGAGTTAACTGTAAATAGGTTCAAAGTCAAGGGTCCAACCCTTGGTTCTCTGGGGCGATGTTTTGTTGAG GTGGAGAACGGATTCAGAAGCGACAGTTTCCCGTTGATTATTGCCAGTGCCACGGTTTGCAAAGAGTTGAATCGCcttgaagacgagtttcatcCAAATGAGCTGACAGAACACAGCTCAGATCGTCCAAGATCAAGAGAAGAAGTTGTTTGTTTCTTGAACGAGCTCGGTTGGCTATTTCAGAAGAAATGTGCATCTGAATTTTCTCTCCCTCGCTTCAAGTTTCTCCTCGTATGCTCTGTAGAAAGAGATTACTCTTTTCTCGTGAGAACGCTTCTAGATATGATGGTAGAGCGAAACTTGGGCAAAGACGGTCTGATGAACACAGAGTCGTTAGATATGCTGGCTGAGATTCAGCTACTGAACCGCGCTGTTAAAAGGAGGAACACAAAAATGGCTGAAACGCTGATACACTATTCCGTTAATTCCACCGCTAAAAAGTTCATCTTCTTGCCTAACATCACTGGACCTGGTGGTATCACACCTCTGCATCTGGCTGCTTCTACATCTGGCTCAGATGGTATGATTGATGTCCTCACTAATGATCCACAAGAG ATTGGATTGTCTTCCTGGAATACACTGATCGATGCATGCGGACAGACTCCATTTAGCTATGCTGCAATGAGGAACAACCACAGTTACAACACATTGGTGGCTCGTAAACTTGCAGATAAAAGAAACGGTCAAATGTCTCTGAACATCGAAAACGGAATTGATCAGATTGGTCTGAGTAAGAGACTAAGCTCAGAGCTCAAGAGATCTTGCAACACATGTGCAAGTGTGGCTCTGAAGTATCAGAAGAAGGTTTCAGGCTCACGTCGTTTGTTTCCAACTCCAGTCATCCACTCAATGCTTGCGGTTGCAACAGTATgcgtttgtgtttgtgtgtttatgCACGCTTTCCCATTAGTCAGACAAGGATCTCACTTCAGTTGGGGAGGTCTTGATTATGGCTCGAGCTAA
- the LOC106397591 gene encoding protein PIN-LIKES 3 has translation MMKLLHLFITSSKPVVEILLITTVGFYMALDGVNLLGQDARKFLNNIVFYVFSPSLIGSRLANSVTYESLMQMWFMPVNVLLTFIIGSFLGWIVILITKPPSHLRGLIVGCCAAGNLGNMPLIIVPAVCKEKGGPFGDPENCQKYGVGYVALSMAMGSIYIWTYVYNLMRVLTNSPIETQPSIESSCKVPLISSKEEEDNQKVGRWDKVKRRMVSLSGKVNLRTIFAPSTIAAMIALVVGLITPIRKLIIGNGAPLGVLQDSVTLVGDGAIPAMTLIIGGNLLKGMRSSGMKKSSIVGVLVARYIFLPISGVLIVRGAYKFDLITSEPLYQFVLLLQYAVPPAMNLGTITQLFGAGESECSVILLWTYALASVSLTVWPTFFMWLVA, from the exons ATGATGAAGCTTTTGCATCTGTTCATAACTTCATCAAAACCAGTTGTGGAGATTCTGCTGATAACAACAGTTGGATTCTATATGGCTCTTGACGGAGTCAATCTTCTTGGTCAAGATGCTCGCAAATTTTTGAACAAC ATTGTCTTCTATGTGTTTAGTCCTTCCCTTATTGGAAGCCGTTTAGCTAATAGTGTTACATATGAAAGCTTGATGCAAAT GTGGTTCATGCCGGTTAATGTTCTGCTTACATTCATCATTGGTTCGTTCCTAGGCTGGATTGTTATTCTCATCACTAAACCTCCTTCCCATCTTCGTGGTCTCATTGTTGGTTGTTGTGCTGCTG GGAATCTGGGAAACATGCCACTAATCATTGTTCCAGCTGTTTGTAAAGAGAAAGGAGGCCCCTTTGGAGATCCTGAGAATTGTCAGAAGTATGGAGTTGGTTATGTTGCACTCTCCATGGCT ATGGGGTCAATTTACATATGGACATACGTATACAATCTTATGCGGGTGCTAACAAACTCTCCCATTGAAACTCAACCTTCTATTGAATCCAGCTGCAAAGTCCCACTGATTTcttctaaagaagaagaagataaccaAAAG GTTGGGAGGTGGGACAAAGTCAAGAGAAGAATGGTTTCACTGTCTGGGAAAGTCAATTTAAGGACAATATTTGCTCCATCAACTATTGCTGCG ATGATCGCGCTCGTGGTCGGGCTAATTACTCCTATAAGGAAGCTAATCATCGGTAATGGAGCTCCTCTAGGAGTGCTTCAAGACTCAGTAACTTTAGTGGG AGATGGGGCCATTCCTGCTATGACATTGATCATTGGAGGAAACCTACTCAAAGGTATGAGAAGTTCAGGAATGAAAAAATCAAGCATTGTTGGCGTCTTGGTTGCACGTTACATATTCTTGCCTATAAGTGGTGTTTTAATCGTAAGAGGAGCAtacaagtttgatttgattaccTCAGAGCCTTTGTACCAGTTCGTTCTTCTTCTACAGTATGCTGTCCCACCAGCAATGAATCTAG GTACAATAACTCAGTTGTTTGGAGCTGGGGAAAGTGAATGCTCAGTGATTCTGCTCTGGACTTACGCTTTGGCTTCAGTTTCACTCACTGTTTGGCCCACATTCTTCATGTGGCTTGTGGCTTAG